Below is a window of Humulus lupulus chromosome 2, drHumLupu1.1, whole genome shotgun sequence DNA.
TTTCATTTCTAGTATTATCTAGATAATCCCAGGTAGAAATGCCCAATTGTAATTGCTTTGGACTAATCTCTCTTCTGCACTAGAAGATATATTTATCTTTTTGGTAGCCATTTTGCCGTGGATTGATTTTATGCCTACGgtatttattgtgttattattttTTCGTATGGCCAACTATAGTGATTTGTATAAATTGGGTTTGGATTCTTCTTAGtagatatattttattatatgtattTTCTGATATGTTTCAATATGTTTGGCTATGCGTAGGTGGGAGAAAGAGATGTCAAACAAAGATGGTACTCGGTATTAACCACCGGGAAGCATACTACCATCAATTCATTAACTCAGATAAActtgaaaaatgacttttttttggGAAGCCGACATGAGTCGACTGCAGCAGCCTCTGACTCATCAGCCACACCACCAACTGAGAGATATGAATATCAGGCAGAGGTATGTCAATTTAAATGTTGTTTAGTACTTCATTGCAAGTTTCAACTTCATCAAAATTGTAAAACATTTGCCCTCTTTTTCACAGGTCAGTCGCCTTATGGACCTCATTGTGAACAGCTTATATAGTAACAAAGAGGTGTTTCTTAGGGAACTTATCAGGTATTTTCGTGTTTCCTCTTTCTACTCACTATGCTTTCCTTTGTTGTATGAATTTTCACTTGGTAACTTCAGCTAGCATTAGAAGACTCCTATGGTCCAGGTTGGCAGGCTCAAGGGGCTTGCCATAGTCCCGGACCTGGTCTGGCATGTTTTTTGGGTGGACTATGTTGGGGGCTTGTTGACATGCCACTGCTAGACATGTGGAATTTCACTAATTAGATATTGTCGCATTTTTGCTGAACTTGGGTTTtggtgtttatatatatatatattacgtaAAAGATAATCATTTGTCCTAGATTTTGAACCTCATATCAGCTCCAATTCTCAAATTCTTAGATCTTGAATTATAGAATAGTAATTTATTTTCCCCTCGTATATGAATTCATTGTTCTGTCAGGAGCATGGTTTTTGAATGAGATAGAAGTGCTGGGGATAGTTGAAATAGTTTTCTCTagttttgattttattatgtataTACAATTGATTCTGAAGTAAGAAGTATTTTTGGGTGTTTGTTATATTCATagacattttttttaatattcaaattgAACAGTGTTAGATTATGTAAAGTATCTGACCTTCTTAATGTATGAATCTTTGTATAGTAATGCAAGTGATGCTCTGGACAAGCTGCGTTTTCTTAGTGTAACAGAGCCTCAACTTTTGAAGGATGCAGCTGATCTTGATATACGCATCCAAACTGATAAAGACAATGGGATTATAACAATCATGTAAGCCTAATCAGCTTCTGTTACCAGCTTGCTCAATGTTTTTTTTTGGAAAGAAACCCTTcaattctttcttttctttgcaGTGATACTGGTATTGGTATGACTCGACAAGATCTTATTGACTGTCTTGGAACTATTGCACAAAGTGGAACTGCAAAGTTCTTGAAAGCATTGAAGGTCTAATACTTGAACTATTTTAGTTGAACAACTTTTGTTAGAGTTGCTGCTTGTGCTGATAATAGTATATTATTTTACAGGATAGCAAGGATGCCGGTGGTGACAATAATTTGATTGGTCAATTTGGTGTTGGTTTCTATTCAGCATTCCTAGTTGCGGATCGAGTAAGTCCTTTAGTGGGACATTGCAAACACTTAGTctgttattattaatttttttacttGTAATTCTTACCCCCTCATTTATAAATTTGTGTAATTTCTTTAAAACCTTCTTGCTTGTAGGTTGTTGTCTCAACTAAGAGCCCAAAATCTAATAAACAATATGTGTGGGAAGGAGAGGCTAATGCTAGTGCTTATACAATTCGAGAAGAGACAGACCCTGAGAATCTAATACCTAGAGGAACACGTCTTACTTTGTACCTAAAGGTTAGCAGAAAAAATTGCTGTCTAACACCTTTTGAGTTTTGATCCTTCAAACTGAGTTGTGTGCTTCCAATCTATTTTCAGCGTGATGACAAAGGTTTTGCACATCCAGAACGGATTCAGAAGCTTGTAAAGAACTATTCGCAGTTTGTTTCTTTCCCAATTTACACTTGGCAGGAAAAGGGATATACTAAGGAGGTAAAGCTACCCTGTACCACATGATGTGTTGCTTTTAAAATTGCACCGCCTTGTAAATGTTTCATGTATTTTGGGTCTTCCAGGTTGAGGTCGACGATGATCCAGCTGAAGCCAAAGAAGATGATAAGACAGAGGTACTTCTTTCTGtttcttgcttttttttttttttcagttgccTGACATTTGTTATAAACTTCACTTTaccatttatatatacatacacgtatatgtattttttttttccatggacctgattattattatattgtaacagaagaaaaagaaaactaagaCTGTTGTTGAAAAGTACTGGGACTGGGAGCTTACTAATGAGACCCAACCGCTGTGGGTAAGCCTTAGCTTTTATTTGTCCCTGGCACATGTGGTGTGTGATGGTTGCCACTGGTGGTGTGAGAAATACTTACTCATCAGGTTGTTTATATGTGCAGCTCCGCAATCCTAAGGATGTGACCACAGAGGAATACAAAGAATTTTACAAGAAAACTTTTAATGAATATCTGGATCCCCTTGCTTCATCACACTTTACAACAGAGGTacagatctttttttttttgtttctttttttactGATCCTAGTATAGCAATGCTCCTCTCCATGAAAGTATAACTTTGCTCTCCTACGCAAGAACACAATACCATTACCCCGTGTAGTTCTTATTTTGTCTTATCTTAAATAACCTATCATCTGTGCTTATGCAAGTTATTGCAGTAATGTCTGGCTTAGTATTACTGTTTTTAAAAGTATAATGTGTTATAGAGATGTTATAGATGACATCTTGAAAAGATCTTTGCCTTTCATGGTTTCCTTTCGCATTCAAGACGGGAAAAAAAGATTAAAAGTAGTGCCAAGCAGCCGGGGTGGGGTGTTATGATTGGCcaaatatatgtattttttatatcaAAAACTTATATTCACTGAAAAATGACTCAATCTGTTATCCAAAtttatttataaagaaagaaactACATTTGTTCTGCAGGACAGGGTGTAAGTGTGATATGTTGCACAACCTTCTTACGAGTTGTGTGACTTGTGTCATTTTGTTCTGGCCTCTTATCTGTTGAGTTGTTATTACAGGGCGAAGTAGAGTTCCGATCTATACTCTTTGTACCAGCCATTTCTCCCACAGGGAAAGATGACCTAGTCAATCCAAAGACAAAAAATATTAGGCTTCATGTGAAAAGGGTGTTTATTTCAGATGACTTTGATGGAGAACTGGTAGGAAAATGCAAGAATTTTTAGTTGattaatgtttttattttatttatttctatatTTTAAAAGAGGAATCAAGCTAAATGGTACTAATAGTCTACAATTTCCATTATATAGTTCCCACGATATTTAAGCTTTGTAAAGGGTGTTGTGGACTCAAATGACCTCCCACTCAATGTATCCCGTGAAATTCTTCAAGAAAGTCGCATTGTAAGTACATTGATACATTCTACAGATTTATAAGGCtgtttaaaaatttaaatattgtttttaagtagctttttatatatttatatatttttataattcatGTCTACTGTCTGCTTGAAGGTACGGATTATGAGGAAGCGTTTAGTGAGGAAGgcctttgacatgattttgggaatatCATTGAGTGAGAATAGAGAAGTATGTCTTTTCGTTTTCTTTTTCCCCTTAGAATCTAGTTCCTGCTGTCACACATTCCAATTTCTTGTGAAAGACATATTCCAATTCACTCACACTTGATTACATATGGAATATTTGTGATTTTTTCTGTCCTTTTGTTTCTTAAGCTTTGACATCTTTCTTTTTTATATTGTGTCGTTTGAATTCTTTATGGTTGCCACAGGACTATGAGAAGTTTTGGGAAAACTTTGGCAAGTTTTTGAAGCTGGGTTGTATTGAAGATCGAGAAAACCACAAGCGTATTGCTCCCTTGCTCAGATTTTTTTCTTCCCAAAGTGAGGAAGAGTTGATCAGTTTGGATGAGTATGTTGAAAACATGAAGTCTGAGCAGAAGAACATCTATTACATTGCTTCTGACAGTTTGACAAGCGCTAAAAATACGCCTTTCCTAGAAAAACTTCTTGAGAAGGATCTTGAAGTATGTCTTTGGCCCTTGAAATTTTGTGATGTTGGTAGTTCTGTTGTTTTCATGTCGGCTCATGCTTATGTTGTGATTCAATTGTTTGTAGGTGCTGTTCTTGGTTGATCCTATTGATGAGGTTGCAGTCCAGAACCTGAAATCATACAAGGACAAAAATTTTGTTGATATTAGCAAGGAAGACCTAGACTTAGGTTAGTTATTtaatccttttattttttttatgtacttCTAATTCTTTTGCAAGGGTTAATATTAGCTGTTTACGATGTGCTTCTTTCATTTATCCTTGGCATTTGGCAAGAGAAATCTGACTGGAACAATCAAAATCACTCCAGGTGAAAAGAATGAAGAGAAAGAAAAGGAAATCAAACAGGAATTTGGCCAAACATGTGATTGGATTAAAAAACATTTGGGGGATAAAGTTGCTAGTGTTCAAATCTCTAATCGTCTGAGCTCATCACCTTGTGTTCTTGTATCTGGGAAGTTTGGTTGGTCAGCAAACATGGAAAGGTAGGGGCTCACCTGTTGCTGATGATAATGACCTTTCAGatgcttttattattattatttttattattaaaaaactTGATCTTCTTGCAGGTTGATGAAGTCACAAACTATGGGTGATAACTCTAGCTTGGAATACATGAGAGGCAGAAGGGTGTTTGAGATAAATCCTGAACACCCAATTATTAAAAGCTTGAATGTAGGGTGTACGGGGAATGCCTTtgttatataatatttttagtGGCACCTTTTATATGTTATGCTGACAATTTAACTCTGGATTGCAGGCTGCAAGCAGGAGTAATCCAAATGATGAAGAGGCTCTTAGAGCTATTGATCTTTTGTATGATACAGCTTTGGTTTCTAGCGGTTACACTGTAAGTGGTTACACTATTTCTATGTGCCTCTTGCATTTATAGATATGCATTCGAGCTTTCAGATTAGATCTCAGCAGTTCTCTTGTATCCGGAGTCATAGGAAGCCTATTCATGGATGATGAAATTATAATCCATCTTTATCTTTCTGTTGAGGATGAGAAATTATAATTGAAAGCGCAGCTAATTGGAATAAGTTGCGCACAGTTATAACTATGGTTTTCTTATTGGTAAATTTGTTGGTGGTGATGCAGCCTGACAATCCAGCGCAATTGGGTGGTAAGATATATGAGATGATGGGAATGGCCCTTTCTGGAAAATGGTCAACACCTGCAAATGTTCAACATCCCATACTCAACCCCAGCGAGCCAGAAACTTTGGAAGCTGAGGTGGTCGAGCCAGTTAAAGTCGGTGATCAGAAATGAGCAATAGGGAAATGTTTCTTATATTCAATAGTAAcctgatttgtttttttttatttttttcttacatAAGATTTATGCATAACTTTGGCACTGAATCTGGGGATATTGGGAAAGAAGTCTAGTTTGCTCATTTACTTTCCCAACTAATAATAgtctataatttttaaataatggtGTTTATGAGTGAACTCCAAATTTGAATTTGCTCTCCCAATCTTTAATTTTGATATACTACAACCTCAATAAATTAACAATTGGAAGAAAAGATATATTATCGGGACAAGTTAAATAACTGCCAACTTCTAGGGACATTATGAATCCTCTCTCCCCCAAACAGTTTATCCAAAAACTTTTTCTGGTGTGGAGTCACACTTAAATATGTTGTTATTTTGAGTGCTGAGTATCTAATTACTAGCGAGGAAATGAGCATGGTATTTTCACCATTTGGTTTGCATCATAGCTCAATTAATGGTCTACCATGTTACACATGGAGTATTTGCAACCCACATTCTAGATCAAGGTGCAAGTACCATTGTCCATTAGTTCTGCGTTGTACGCAATCAACATCATAGTGTGCTGAATTTAGTGTTCTCTCTTTGATTTAAAGAAGTTGTGTGATATGACAGACTAtatattgttattgttgttgcgTGAATTGTATGTGTCGTTAAATTGAAATGCCTTTTAAGTATTTGTTGAAATGTCTAAAAAAGAATACTAGTCTCATAAAAACTAAAGTTGCTATTGCAAAAGCAAAGTTAAATTTTTTAGACAcatgattttgaaatgaaaacaATCTATATTggatatattgtttttatataacTTAGTATATTTCATGTACCATTTAGTTATTTTAGGTCATACAGTCTGTCTTGCTTCCTTTGTATAATTCATTTAATACAATAAATGCCTTTTCAATTACAACAGGGTATCAAAAAGATCCTCCTAATCCCTCTCTTCTTCGTTCTTCCTTTCcccttttcttcattttttactGTTCTTCGTTCGTCCTTGTTCTCCAATGGCAGATCTCCAAATCGATGCTTCTAATCAACTTGATGCTTCTGTTATCACACCCAACCCTAATCCAGCTTCTGTCAccacttattcttcttcttcttctatttctcgATCATCCATTGATGATTCTCACAATCCCTATTTCATACATCATTCTGATAATCCAGGTCAAGTTCTTATTTCTAAACTTCTCACTGGTGACAATTTCAATTCTTGGCACATATCTATCTTTCTTGCTCTTTTAGTAAAAAATAAAACAGTTTTTCTCGATGGTTCCATTCCAAAACCTTCTCATTATAATCCTCTCTCCT
It encodes the following:
- the LOC133818381 gene encoding heat shock protein 90-6, mitochondrial; the encoded protein is MHRLSRRSVSSVLRHGGTRYRNAAAPISSTSLFYDTVGERDVKQRWYSVLTTGKHTTINSLTQINLKNDFFLGSRHESTAAASDSSATPPTERYEYQAEVSRLMDLIVNSLYSNKEVFLRELISNASDALDKLRFLSVTEPQLLKDAADLDIRIQTDKDNGIITIIDTGIGMTRQDLIDCLGTIAQSGTAKFLKALKDSKDAGGDNNLIGQFGVGFYSAFLVADRVVVSTKSPKSNKQYVWEGEANASAYTIREETDPENLIPRGTRLTLYLKRDDKGFAHPERIQKLVKNYSQFVSFPIYTWQEKGYTKEVEVDDDPAEAKEDDKTEKKKKTKTVVEKYWDWELTNETQPLWLRNPKDVTTEEYKEFYKKTFNEYLDPLASSHFTTEGEVEFRSILFVPAISPTGKDDLVNPKTKNIRLHVKRVFISDDFDGELFPRYLSFVKGVVDSNDLPLNVSREILQESRIVRIMRKRLVRKAFDMILGISLSENREDYEKFWENFGKFLKLGCIEDRENHKRIAPLLRFFSSQSEEELISLDEYVENMKSEQKNIYYIASDSLTSAKNTPFLEKLLEKDLEVLFLVDPIDEVAVQNLKSYKDKNFVDISKEDLDLGEKNEEKEKEIKQEFGQTCDWIKKHLGDKVASVQISNRLSSSPCVLVSGKFGWSANMERLMKSQTMGDNSSLEYMRGRRVFEINPEHPIIKSLNAASRSNPNDEEALRAIDLLYDTALVSSGYTPDNPAQLGGKIYEMMGMALSGKWSTPANVQHPILNPSEPETLEAEVVEPVKVGDQK